The Lysobacter panacisoli genome includes a window with the following:
- a CDS encoding primosomal protein N', translating into MPDPSSSPPPVWRLALPVPLPRLFDYRPPDGETAVAGDVGSRVRVPFGSRELIGVVAEVGAPEGGTELRSALARLDPEPLFQGELLESLHWLARYTHAPLGEVLATALPAPLRRGEPLPDTHAWAWQLTEAGKTARERLRAGKPRRLADRLHDGPCDEDRLDDELDDWRSAARALAKRGLAERIAVPALTLAPRAQPGPALNAEQQVAVDAIHAARDGFAALLLDGVTGSGKTEVYLHAIADCLARGKQALVLVPEIGLTPQTLARFRARLGVPVHALHSGLSDGERARTWTAFARGEARVVVGTRSAVFLPLPEAGLIVVDEEHDGSFKQLDGIRYHARDFALVRGKALGVPVLLGSATPSLESLRNALTGRYTHLRLQQRAGQAQPPSVRICDVRKRPLEAGLSPELFDAVARALDADGQVLVFKNRRGYAPVLLCHDCGWSAQCQRCDAPMTVHGGGRRLQCHHCGARRPVPDACPDCGGLALQPQGAGTERIEEVLAARFPDVPVLRIDRGTTQRRDALEQHLAAFGTQRGILVGTQMLAKGHDLPNLTLVAVVGVDEGLFSADFRAPEKLAQLLIQVAGRAGRAQRAGEVLLQTHHPGHPLLATLIAGGYHAFADSELEQREMAGFPPFAHMAMLRAEAQQVDACDAFLRSARDALRDTGAPLDVHGPLPAPMPRRAGFQRMQLLLSGADRRSLHAALDAALPAIYAAPEARRVRWSLDVDPVDLY; encoded by the coding sequence ATGCCCGACCCCTCCTCGTCCCCGCCGCCGGTCTGGCGGCTGGCCCTGCCGGTGCCGCTGCCGCGGCTGTTCGACTACCGGCCACCGGACGGTGAGACAGCGGTCGCCGGCGATGTCGGCAGCCGGGTGCGGGTGCCGTTCGGGTCGCGCGAGCTCATCGGCGTGGTCGCCGAGGTCGGCGCACCCGAGGGCGGCACGGAGCTGCGCAGCGCGCTGGCCCGGCTCGACCCCGAGCCGCTGTTCCAGGGCGAACTGCTCGAGTCCCTGCATTGGCTGGCCCGCTATACCCACGCGCCGCTCGGGGAAGTCCTGGCGACCGCCCTGCCCGCCCCGCTCCGCCGCGGCGAGCCTCTGCCGGACACCCACGCCTGGGCCTGGCAGCTGACCGAGGCCGGCAAGACCGCACGGGAGCGCCTGCGCGCCGGCAAGCCGCGCCGTCTGGCCGATCGCCTGCATGACGGCCCCTGTGATGAGGACCGCCTCGACGACGAGCTCGACGACTGGCGTAGCGCCGCCCGTGCCCTCGCCAAGCGCGGCCTGGCCGAGCGCATCGCCGTGCCGGCCCTCACCCTTGCGCCGCGTGCGCAGCCCGGCCCTGCCCTGAACGCCGAACAGCAGGTCGCGGTGGACGCGATCCACGCCGCCCGCGACGGCTTCGCCGCGCTGCTGCTCGACGGCGTCACCGGCAGCGGCAAGACCGAGGTCTACCTGCACGCCATCGCCGACTGCCTGGCGCGCGGCAAACAAGCGCTGGTGCTGGTGCCGGAGATCGGCCTGACCCCGCAGACGCTGGCGCGCTTCCGCGCGCGTCTGGGCGTGCCGGTGCATGCGCTGCATTCCGGGCTGAGCGACGGCGAACGCGCGCGCACATGGACCGCGTTCGCGCGCGGCGAGGCGCGCGTGGTCGTGGGCACGCGCTCGGCGGTGTTCCTGCCGCTGCCGGAGGCCGGACTGATCGTCGTCGACGAGGAGCACGACGGCAGCTTCAAACAACTCGACGGCATCCGTTACCACGCGCGCGACTTCGCCCTCGTGCGCGGCAAGGCGCTGGGCGTGCCGGTGCTGCTCGGCAGCGCGACGCCCTCGCTGGAATCGCTGCGCAACGCGCTGACCGGGCGCTACACGCACCTGCGCCTGCAACAGCGCGCGGGCCAGGCGCAGCCACCGAGCGTGCGCATCTGCGACGTGCGCAAGCGCCCGCTCGAAGCCGGCCTGTCGCCGGAACTGTTCGATGCGGTCGCCCGTGCGCTCGATGCCGACGGCCAGGTGCTGGTATTCAAGAACCGTCGCGGCTACGCGCCGGTGCTGCTGTGCCACGACTGCGGCTGGAGCGCGCAATGCCAGCGCTGCGACGCGCCGATGACCGTGCACGGCGGCGGTCGACGCCTGCAATGCCACCATTGCGGCGCGCGCCGGCCTGTACCGGATGCCTGTCCCGACTGCGGCGGCCTCGCGTTGCAACCACAGGGCGCGGGCACCGAGCGCATCGAGGAAGTCCTCGCCGCGCGCTTTCCCGACGTCCCGGTGCTGCGCATCGACCGCGGCACCACGCAGCGGCGCGACGCGCTCGAACAACACCTCGCGGCGTTCGGCACGCAGCGCGGCATCCTCGTCGGCACGCAGATGCTCGCCAAGGGCCACGACCTGCCCAACCTGACGCTGGTCGCGGTGGTCGGCGTGGACGAGGGCCTGTTTTCCGCGGATTTCCGCGCGCCGGAGAAGCTGGCGCAGCTGCTGATCCAGGTCGCCGGCCGTGCCGGCCGCGCACAGCGCGCGGGCGAAGTGCTGCTGCAAACGCACCATCCCGGGCATCCGCTGCTGGCGACGCTGATCGCGGGCGGTTACCACGCGTTCGCCGACAGCGAACTGGAACAGCGCGAAATGGCGGGCTTCCCGCCGTTCGCGCACATGGCGATGCTGCGCGCCGAAGCGCAGCAGGTCGACGCCTGCGACGCCTTCCTGCGCAGCGCGCGCGACGCCTTGCGCGACACCGGTGCGCCGCTAGACGTTCACGGACCGCTGCCCGCGCCGATGCCGCGCCGCGCCGGCTTCCAGCGCATGCAACTGCTGCTGTCCGGCGCGGACCGGCGCAGCCTGCACGCTGCGCTCGACGCCGCGCTGCCCGCGATCTACGCCGCGCCCGAAGCGCGCCGCGTGCGCTGGTCGCTGGACGTGGATCCCGTCGACCTGTACTGA